Proteins encoded within one genomic window of Camelina sativa cultivar DH55 chromosome 19, Cs, whole genome shotgun sequence:
- the LOC104767635 gene encoding soluble inorganic pyrophosphatase 1-like, with the protein MSEEGNEDQKLQRPAPRLNERILSSLSRRSVAAHPWHDLEIGPGAPQIFNVVVEITKGSKVKYELDKKTGLIKVDRILYSSVVYPHNYGFVPRTLCEDNDPIDVLVIMQI; encoded by the exons ATGAGTGAAGAAGGGAACGAAGACCAGAAGCTGCAGCGACCTGCTCCTCGTCTTAACGAGAGGATTCTCTCATCCTTGTCAAGACGTTCTGTAGCTGCACATCCATGGCATGATCTTGAGATTG GACCTGGAGCTCCACAGATTTTCAACGTG gtTGTGGAGATCACAAAAGGAAGCAAGGTCAAATATGAACTTGACAAAAAGACAGGACTCATCAAG GTTGATCGTATTCTGTACTCATCAGTTGTGTACCCTCACAACTACGGTTTTGTTCCTCGCACATTGTGTGAAGACAATGACCCAATTGATGTATTAGTCATCATGcagatataa
- the LOC104767634 gene encoding adenylate isopentenyltransferase 8, chloroplastic, with amino-acid sequence MQGLTSTFLSRSLVPTTSPSLRLRPRSAVPMTVVCMDKSRKEKVVVIMGATGSGKSRLSIDLATRFSGEIINSDKIQFYKGLEITTNQMSISERCGVPHHLLGVLPQDDGELTPSEYRSLASRSISEITARGKLPIIAGGSNSYIHALLVNRFDPLTHPFSSNTSISSDLRYECCFLWVDVAVPVLFEHLSKRVDQMMESGMFEELASFYNPVYADSKNRTGIHKSIGIPEFDRYFSLYPPERNHKVSEWDQARKAVYDEAVQEIRENTWLLAKKQIERIKMLKSNGWEIQRLDATPSIGSSSREIWNKTVLDESVKIMKRFLVKEKAGVIG; translated from the exons ATGCAAGGACTTACGTCCACATTCCTCTCTCGTTCCCTCGTCCCGACCACTTCTCCGAGTCTACGACTGCGTCCACGATCAGCAGTTCCCATGACTGTCGTTTGCATGGACAAATCACGCAAGGAGAAAGTGGTTGTGATCATGGGAGCCACCGGATCAGGCAAGTCACGCCTCTCAATCGATCTTGCAACCCGTTTCTCTGGCGAGATCATCAATTCCGACAAGATCCAATTCTACAAAGGATTGGAGATCACCACAAATCAAATGAGCATCTCTGAGAGATGTGGAGTCCCTCACCATCTGCTCGGTGTGCTCCCTCAGGATGATGGCGAACTAACTCCCTCTGAATACCGCTCTTTGGCGTCGCGGTCCATCTCTGAGATAACCGCTCGTGGTAAGCTCCCTATTATAGCTGGCGGATCAAACTCCTACATTCATGCCCTCCTTGTCAACCGTTTCGACCCCCTAACGCATCCATTCTCTTCTAATACATCCATCTCTTCTGATTTGAG GTACGAGTGTTGCTTCCTCTGGGTGGATGTCGCAGTCCCTGTCCTGTTTGAGCACCTCTCAAAACGTGTCGACCAGATGATGGAGTCAGGGATGTTCGAGGAGCTCGCTAGTTTCTACAACCCGGTATATGCGGATTCCAAGAACCGAACCGGGATTCACAAGAGCATAGGAATACCCGAGTTCGACAGGTACTTCAGTTTATACCCACCGGAGAGAAACCACAAGGTGTCCGAATGGGACCAAGCGAGAAAGGCGGTATACGATGAAGCTGTTCAAGAAATCAGAGAGAACACTTGGCTGCTTGCAAAGAAGCAGATTGAGAGGATCAAGATGCTTAAAAGCAACGGATGGGAAATTCAAAGGTTGGACGCGACGCCGTCGATTGGAAGCTCGTCAAGAGAGATTTGGAACAAGACTGTTTTGGATGAAAGCGTTAAGATTATGAAACGTTTCTTGGTGAAAGAGAAAGCTGGAGTTATTGGTTAG
- the LOC104765779 gene encoding presequence protease 1, chloroplastic/mitochondrial, which yields MLRTVSCLASRSSSSLFFRFFRQFPRSYMSLTSSTAALRVPGRSLRRISSPSVAGRRLFLRRGLRIPSTAVRSVSGQFSRLSVRAVATQPAPLYPDVGRDEAEKLGFEKVSEEFISECKSKAILFKHKKTGCEVMSVCNEDENKVFGVVFRTPPKNSTGIPHILEHSVLCGSRKYPLKEPFVELLKGSLHTFLNAFTYPDRTCYPVASTNTKDFYNLVDVYLDAVFFPKCVDDVHTFQQEGWHYELNDPSEDISYKGVVFNEMKGVYSQPDNILGRIAQQALSPENTYGVDSGGDPKDIPKLTFEEFKEFHRQYYHPSNARIWFYGDDDPVHRLRVLSEYLDMFEASPSRDSSKIEPQKLFSQPIRLVEKYPVGRDGDLKKKHMLCVNWLLSEKPLDLQTQLALGFLDHLMLGTPASPLRKILLESGLGEALVSSGMSDELLQPQFSIGLKGVSEDNVQKVEELIMNTLKKLAEDGFDNDALEASMNTIEFSLRENNTGSFPRGLSLMLQSIAKWIYDMDPFEPLKYTEPLKALKTRIAKEGSKAVFSPLIEQFILNNSHRVTIEMQPDPEKATQEEVEEKNILEKVKASMTEEDLAELARATEELKLKQETPDPPEALRCVPSLNLSDIPKEPTYVPTEVGNINGVKVLRHDLFTNDIIYAEVVFDMGSLKHELLPLVPLFCQSLLEMGTKDLTFVQLNQLIGRKTGGISVYPLTSSVRGKEEPCSKIIVRGKSMAGRAEDLFNLMNCLLQEVQFTDQQRFKQFVSQSRARMENRLRGSGHGIAAARMDAMLNIAGWMSEQMGGLSYLEFLHTLEKKVDEDWEGISSSLEEIRRSLLAKNGCIVNMTADGKSLTNVEKSVAKFLDLLPENPSGGLVTWDGRLPLRNEAIVIPTQVNYVGKAGNIYGTGYELDGSAYVISKHISNTWLWDRVRVSGGAYGGFCDFDSHSGVFSYLSYRDPNLLKTLDIYDGTGDFLRGLDVDQETLTKAIIGTIGDVDSYQLPDAKGYSSLLRHLLGVTDEERQRKREEILTTSLKDFKNFAEAIDAVRDKGVAVAVASAEDIDAANNARSNFFEVKKAL from the exons ATGCTCCGAACCGTCTCTTGTTTAGCTTCGCGTAGCTCGTCCTCTCTATTCTTTCGCTTCTTCCGTCAGTTCCCTCGCTCTTACATGTCTCTCACATCATCCACGGCCGCTCTCCGTGTCCCCGGTCGCAGCCTTCGCCGGATTTCCTCTCCTTCAGTCGCCGGAAGACGTTTATTCCTCCGACGAGGTTTGAGGATTCCCTCCACCGCTGTTCGCAGTGTCAGTGGGCAGTTCTCTCGCCTCTCTGTTCGCGCCGTCGCCACACAACCCGCACCGCTTTATCCTG ATGTAGGTCGAGATGAGGCTGAGAAGCTTGGATTTGAAAAAGTGTCGGAAGAATTCATCTCTGAGTGTAAATCAAAGGCGATTCTCTTCAAACACAAGAAAACTGGTTGCGAGGTGATGTCTGTGTGTAATGAGGATGAGAACAAGGTGTTCGGCGTTGTCTTCAGGACTCCTCC GAAGAATTCCACTGGCATTCCGCACATACTGGAACATAGCGTTCTATGTGGGTCAAGAAAGTACCCGCTAAAAGAGCCATTTGTTGAACTACTCAAGGGAAGTTTGCATACTTTTCTAAATGCTTTCACATATCCTGATAGGACCTGCTACCCAGTTGCTTCCACAAATACTAAG GATTTTTACAATCTTGTCGATGTATATTTGGATGCTGTCTTCTTCCCCAAGTGTGTGGATGACGTGCACACTTTTCAGCAAGAGGGCTGGCACTATGAGCTTAATGATCCCTCAGAAGACATATCTTACAAAG GTGTTGTTTTTAATGAGATGAAAGGTGTCTATTCACAGCCTGATAACATTTTGGGGCGAATTGCTCAACAG gCCTTATCCCCAGAAAATACATATGGTGTTGACAGTGGAGGTGATCCAAAAGATATCCCTAAGCTGACATTCGAGGAATTTAAG GAGTTCCATCGTCAGTATTATCACCCAAGCAATGCCAGAATCTGGTTTTATGGAGATGATGATCCTGTTCATCGCCTCCGTGTCTTGAGTG AATACTTGGACATGTTTGAAGCAAGTCCATCTCGCGATAGTTCGAAAATTGAACCTCAAAAGTTATTCTCTCAGCCTATCAGACTAGTTGAGAAATATCCTGTTGGTCGAGATGGTGACCTTAAAAAGAAGCACATGTTGTGCGTTAACTGGCTATTGTCTGAGAAGCCCTTGGACTTGCAAACTCAACTCGCACTTGGGTTCTTGGATCATCTTATGCTGGGGACTCCTGCTTCACCACTAAGAAAAATCTTATTGGAAAGCGGTTTAGGAGAAGCTCTTGTCAGTAGTGGGATGTCAGACGAACTCTTGCAACCCCAGTTCAGTATTGGTTTGAAAGGTGTTTCCGAAGATAATGTGCAAAAGGTTGAAGAGTTAATCATGAATACTCTGAAAAAGTTGGCAGAAGATGGGTTTGACAATGATGCTTTGGAGGCATCCATGAATACAATTGAGTTTTCTCTGAGGGAAAACAACACAGGATCTTTTCCTCGTGGTTTATCACTTATGCTCCAATCTATT GCAAAATGGATATACGATATGGATCCTTTTGAGCCATTAAAGTATACGGAACCATTGAAGGCCTTGAAAACCAGAATAGCTAAGGAGGGATCCAAGGCTGTCTTTTCCCCACTGATAGAGcagtttattttaaacaactcGCATCGTGTTACCATAGAGATGCAG CCTGATCCCGAAAAAGCAACTCAAGAGGAAGTGGAAGAGAAAAATATCTTGGAAAAAGTTAAAGCAAGTATGACAGAAGAAGATCTTGCAGAGCTAGCGCGTGCTACAGAGGAGctgaaattgaaacaagaaactCCTGACCCTCCTGAAGCACTGAGATGTGTCCCAAGTTTGAACTTAAGTGACATTCCAAAAGAACCTACTTATGTTCCCACTGAG GTTGGAAATATCAACGGTGTGAAGGTTTTGCGGCATGACCTTTTCACAAATGATATTATCTACGCTGAAGTTGTCTTTGATATGGGTTCGCTGAAACATGAGCTTCTTCCGCTAGTACCACTTTTCTG TCAATCATTACTGGAGATGGGCACAAAAGATTTGACTTTTGTGCAACTTAATCAGTTGATTGGAAGGAAAACCGGAGGGATATCAGTTTATCCCCTTACATCATCAGTGAGGGGTAAGGAGGAACCATGCAGCAAAATTATCGTACGTGGAAAATCCATGGCTGGACGTGCTGAAGACCTTTTTAACCTG ATGAATTGCTTATTGCAAGAGGTTCAATTTACAGATCAGCAGCGGTTTAAACAATTTGTCTCTCAAAGCAGAGCACGGATGGAG AACCGATTGAGGGGAAGTGGGCATGGAATTGCTGCGGCGAGGATGGATGCAATGTTGAACATTGCTGGATGGATGTCTGAACAGATGGGTGGTCTCAG TTATCTTGAATTTTTACATACTCTTGAAAAGAAAGTGGATGAAGATTGGGAAGGGATTTCATCCTCACTTGAGGAGATCAGAAGATCTCTCCTTGCCAAGAATGGTTGCATAGTTAATATGACTGCTGATGGGAAGTCTCTCACCAACGTTGAAAAATCTGTTGCGAAATTTCTAGATTTACTCCCTGAGAACCCATCTGGTGGGCTTGTCACTTGGGATGGTCGACTTCCTCTGAGAAATGAAGCTATTGTCATACCAACAcag GTTAACTATGTTGGAAAAGCAGGTAACATATACGGCACCGGGTATGAACTTGACGGCAGTGCATATGTTATATCAAAGCATATTAGCAATACATGGTTATGGGACCGTGTTCGTGTAAGCGGTGGTGCATATGGAGGTTTCTGTGATTTCGATTCGCATTCAG GGGTGTTTTCTTACTTATCGTACCGAGATCCAAACTTGTTGAAGACACTTGACATATATGATGGAACTGGAGATTTCTTACGTGGCCTTGACGTGGATCAAGAAACACTCACTAAAGCTATTATTGGAACCATCGGTGATGTTGATTCATACCAATTACCTGATGCCAAAGGTTATAGCAG TTTGTTGAGGCATTTACTTGGGGTAACTGACGAAGAACGACAAAGAAAGCGTGAGGAGATATTAACAACAAG TTTGAAGGACTTCAAGAATTTCGCAGAGGCAATTGATGCGGTTAGAGATAAAGGTGTCGCGGTGGCTGTGGCATCTGCAGAAGACATTGATGCAGCCAACAATGCACGATCTAACTTTTTCGAGGTGAAGAAAGCTCTCTAA